The region GAAGTGATACGAGAAGGGGTGGCCTTGTTTCTTCATCGTGAAGTTCGTTTACAGGTAGGTGGGCCCGGAGGGAAGCGAACCCACGACACCTGGATGAGAGTCCGCTGCCAGGCCGAGTCTAGCGCGAGCGTGGGGTGAGCAGCCTGAGGAACTCTTCACGGGTCAGCCGAGCGTCTCGCAGAATCTTTGACAGGAGGCCGGGGCCGATATCTTCACCCGCGTGTATTGGGACAACGGTTGATCGTCCATCGGGGTGTCGCAGGATGCGATGGCTTCCCTTTTGACGAATGTCCTCAAACCCTTCTCTTTTCAGGGCTTGGATTACTGCCTGTCCAGTCAAGGCTGGCAGGCGACTCATACGACGACTTGATGGACACCTACAAGACGCAGGCCGACCTTGACGTTCTGGCCTTGCTCTTCCAGGCAGAGGCTTATGGCTTCTCGAACGCGCTTGAGCAACTCGTCCAGGGAGCGAGCTTGCGTGTGGCAGCCGGGCAAATCAGGCACGCTGGCGACGAGATACCCCTCGTCGTCCTGCTCAATGACAACCGTGAAATTGCGTGGTCGTTGCATTCTCATATCTCTGCCGCCGATATCCATCATATCGCATTTGAGTCAGCTTTGCCATCGGAGACGCGAGGAAGACATGTGACCACGACTGCTGTCATCGCGGCGTCCCGTCCTCCATACCCAGCAGGGCCTTCGCCATGTTCATGCGCTCCGGGAGATTGGCCTGGCGGGCGATGCCGATCTTCAGCGCCTGCGGGGATCCCGCCCCGTGCATGGACTCCACCAGGGCAGAGCAGCCGCTTATGTTTTCGATGAGGCGGGCCACCCGCAGCCGGGCCTCGACGGGCGTCCCGTTCACCCCCTGGAAGTACTTGCGAACGTAGGGGCCCACCACGGGATGAGACAGGTCCTTCTCCGAGGGCGCCGTGCCCAGCAGCCCGCCCGCGATGTCGTGGGACAGGCGGCATATCTCGTACATGAACCTGGTGGTGTTCAGCTTGGCCGAGTTCGCCAGCACGGGGTCCACGTAGCAAGTGCCCGCGGGGGTCATCTTGCCCTCGGCGGAGCACGCTATGGAGCACCCGTACAGCGTCTCGGCCAAGTGGACCATTTCCACCAGCTTGTCGCGGACGTGGGCCGCCTGGTCCACGCCGTTGTACTGGGCGATGAGAGCGGTGGCCCCGATGAGGACATCGGCCACGCCTGTCTTGCAGCCGCCGTAGTTCTGCCGGTGATAGCTGGTGAACATCTCCACCAGGGGCAGGGTGAACTCATGCTCTCCGCACAGGAACACCCTCTCCCAGGGAACGAACACGTCGTCGAAGACGATCATGGCCTCGCCGCCCACGAAGCCGTACGAGGCGTTGCCCTGGTCTATCTCGCCGCCGAACTTGCGCTCGTCGTTGCTCTGCCGGCCGAAGATGAAGGTGAGGCCCGGGGTCTCGGCGGGAACGGCGAAGGCCACGGCGTAGTCCTTGTCCTCCTCCCGCATGGAGGTGGTGGGCATGACGATGACCTCGTGGGAGTTCACCGCGCCCGTCTGGTGGAGCTTGGCTCCCCGCACCACGACGCCGTCCGGGCGCCTTTCCACTATGTGCAGGTAGGCGTCCGGATCCGGCTGCCTGCTGGGCGGGAGGCTGCGGTCCCCCTTCGCGTCCGTCACGGCGCCGTCGCTCATCAGGTCGTTGTCCTGGACGTAGGTGAGAAAGCGGCGGAACCGCTGGTGGTAGCCGGTGCCGTGCTTCTGGTCAGCCTGCAAAGTGATGTTGTACAGAGCGTTCAGTGCGTCCAGCCCCACGCACCGTTGAAAGCATGTCCCCGTCTTCTGCCCCAGCAGTCGCAGCATCTTCACCTTTTTCACCAGATCGCCGGTGCTTTGCTGGATGTGGGTGAACCGATTGATGGTCCGGCCCGTGAGGTGGGATGTGGCCGTCATCAGGTCCGCGTAGCGCGGGTCGTGGGCCAGGTCGTAGGTGAGGGCCGCCGTGTTGACGTGGGGTCGGGTGAGGGGGTGGTCCACCACGTCCTCAATCTTCTCCCCCAGGGCGTACACCGGCCTCCTCAGCCTGCGTATGCTCTCCTTGTACTCGCTGCCGGTCATCATGGCTGCACCTCCAGGCCCTTTCGGGCCCGCGCGTTGTCGCCGCCCGCGAACGCCAGCGAAGCGAGTCGGCTGATGCGCTGGTTACCCAGCGCCCTTTGTTTGGCGCACAGACACCAGTAAAACGTTACCGCTTTCTTGCTGCAATCGCGGACGCAATAAAGTCGGCGTCTTCTCCGACACCGATGAGCAACCCGGACTTTTGTTTGTATAACCAGGGCAAGCCAATAAAGAATAACCCGGGGTAGTCAGTCACGCCACGTTTCTGGACCGGATACCCGTCGCTATCAAAGATGGGCAACTTGACAAGACTGAAGTCGAACACATATCCCATCGCCCAAATGATGGTCGTGATACCAACAGAGTGCAGGTCTAGTTTGGTGATCGCGTCCGCGTCATAACCATCGCGGAGTTGCGGCAGATTCTCCGGAGGAGCATTCAGCCCGTTCTGCGCGATGAAGTTATCGGTCAGTTTTACGACCTCGGCTTCGAACTTGTCCGCCTTGGCGAGGCTATCCTTCAGGTCGTCGGCTAACCAAATGGTGTTGTCACGCGCGCCTTGGAGGCGCCCCAGCAACACCACGCCGTCTCGTGCAAACTGGTGCAGATTGAGTGCCCGTCCACCATCCCGGCCAGAGACGTGCGGATTGCCTGTGAACTTGGCTTTGGGCGATGGCAGCTTGTCCGCCGTTCGGTCCAGAAACCCGCTCAGGTGCAGCCACTCGTAAACGTCCTTACCTCGATACCGACGGGGAACACGCCCAGCGCCGCCGACACATAAGTAGACCCTGCGTCCATTCTGGTACAACTCCTCTGCGATCTGGCAACCTGACTGGGCGCTGCCGACCACCAGCACCGCACCGGGCGGTAGCGCCTGGGGATTGCGGTATTTACCCGAGTCAAGCTGGGTGATCCGTGCGGACAGGTCGGTACGGCAGGAGGGTATTTTGGGCTGCTGAAACAGGCCCGTAGCCATCACCACATGTTGCGCTTCCCAAGCGGTCTCCTCTGTTCTGACCAGATAGCCCTTGCCATCTGCTTTTCGAACGACTGAGGTGACCCGCACCCCGTAGCGGACAGGGAGATGAAAGCGTTCGACGTATTGCTCGAAGCAAGCGACGATGTCGTCACGCGCCATGAAACCATCTGGCGCGTTGCCATGATACTCTGCGCCAGGCAATCGAAACGACCAGTTAGGGGTGAGGAGAGTGAAGGAATCCCAGCGGCCGTTACGCCAGGCATTGCCTGCTTGCGCGGCTTGTTCGAGCACGATATGTTCGCAGCCTCGTTGCGCCAGGTGGTAGCTGGTGGATAACCCAGCCTGTCCCCCGCCAATGATGATTGTTTCTATTGACTGACCCATGTATGC is a window of Dehalococcoidia bacterium DNA encoding:
- a CDS encoding type II toxin-antitoxin system HicA family toxin, giving the protein MSRLPALTGQAVIQALKREGFEDIRQKGSHRILRHPDGRSTVVPIHAGEDIGPGLLSKILRDARLTREEFLRLLTPRSR
- a CDS encoding FAD-dependent oxidoreductase, which translates into the protein MGQSIETIIIGGGQAGLSTSYHLAQRGCEHIVLEQAAQAGNAWRNGRWDSFTLLTPNWSFRLPGAEYHGNAPDGFMARDDIVACFEQYVERFHLPVRYGVRVTSVVRKADGKGYLVRTEETAWEAQHVVMATGLFQQPKIPSCRTDLSARITQLDSGKYRNPQALPPGAVLVVGSAQSGCQIAEELYQNGRRVYLCVGGAGRVPRRYRGKDVYEWLHLSGFLDRTADKLPSPKAKFTGNPHVSGRDGGRALNLHQFARDGVVLLGRLQGARDNTIWLADDLKDSLAKADKFEAEVVKLTDNFIAQNGLNAPPENLPQLRDGYDADAITKLDLHSVGITTIIWAMGYVFDFSLVKLPIFDSDGYPVQKRGVTDYPGLFFIGLPWLYKQKSGLLIGVGEDADFIASAIAARKR
- a CDS encoding type II toxin-antitoxin system HicB family antitoxin, translating into MQRPRNFTVVIEQDDEGYLVASVPDLPGCHTQARSLDELLKRVREAISLCLEEQGQNVKVGLRLVGVHQVVV
- a CDS encoding 4-hydroxyphenylacetate 3-hydroxylase family protein, coding for MMTGSEYKESIRRLRRPVYALGEKIEDVVDHPLTRPHVNTAALTYDLAHDPRYADLMTATSHLTGRTINRFTHIQQSTGDLVKKVKMLRLLGQKTGTCFQRCVGLDALNALYNITLQADQKHGTGYHQRFRRFLTYVQDNDLMSDGAVTDAKGDRSLPPSRQPDPDAYLHIVERRPDGVVVRGAKLHQTGAVNSHEVIVMPTTSMREEDKDYAVAFAVPAETPGLTFIFGRQSNDERKFGGEIDQGNASYGFVGGEAMIVFDDVFVPWERVFLCGEHEFTLPLVEMFTSYHRQNYGGCKTGVADVLIGATALIAQYNGVDQAAHVRDKLVEMVHLAETLYGCSIACSAEGKMTPAGTCYVDPVLANSAKLNTTRFMYEICRLSHDIAGGLLGTAPSEKDLSHPVVGPYVRKYFQGVNGTPVEARLRVARLIENISGCSALVESMHGAGSPQALKIGIARQANLPERMNMAKALLGMEDGTPR